In Brassica napus cultivar Da-Ae chromosome C2, Da-Ae, whole genome shotgun sequence, the sequence CAATGTTTGACATGATCTTGAGAACTTTGTAAGTGGGATGCTTATATAAATAATTCTCCCTTTCAATTCCAATCTTGAAAAGAAGAGTTTTCCCAACCAAATCTTGAAGAATCGGTGGCAACATGTCAGGATCCTGTATCTTTTATACAATCACGTAAATCATAATAAGTTTCAATATAtctttcaattgaaaaaaaaaatcaatatataaattatagaaaacaaTAATACCTCATCAGTAACCGGACCAGTCAGCTCAAGACATGGTTTGTGTAGCAGTTGCATGGCAAGATTATCAAACAGCAAGAACTTGGTGTCATTTGTACTGTCAAGTACAACCAGATGCAACTTGTAcctaagtaaataaaaaaaatgttcatattaatttttaaaatataatgagCTTTTTCATTCatgattgatatattttattcaaCTACTATATACCTTGGCAATAGTTGTGGATTTTTGTCTTTGCACTTGACACAATAGTAATTATGACCACTAACATTGAACTCGTCTCCGTCTTCAATGTCATTAGGCACTGTCAACACCTTCTTTGCACACACCTTACAACTTAGGTAGTACCAACCCATGTCAGAATCAATGGCCCCAATTGAAGCCATTACAATACACTTCTCCACCTGTGAGTAGTATATTTAGATTGAGGCAGTTAGTATTTTCCTTAATGTATCACATATTGTAAAATGATTGGAATATATCAGGAGATCCTCTATACCTGTTTGGATTCCAGAACCTGAGAAATAGTTTTCCTAGGGGTGTGACGAAAAAAGTCATCCCTTTCCTTAACAGTAGGAACCACTGCATTTGACTTGGGGTCAACAATGGCCAATGCCAAATCATCCCTTGGTAACCTGTTAATCCAAAAAAGTTGGGTCAGGTCAGATTATACTACGCGACGTTTACCAAATACGTATTATATGTGTCGAAcataatataaatcataaactcacaGACTCATGAAGGCTTGGACCTCATCTATCTGTGGATTCAGCGATACATTAGAGACATTGTAGGCGTTGGAGATGCTACGATCCTCTGAAAAAATAGtggataaaatattattgactCCATTATACACGTAAAATATGTCTGAAAAAAGAAGATAGTATAATAATTACCTTTCCACACTTTAATCTTCCCAAATCGCAAAACACAAACAATGGACTGCTCACTACGCAACTGAA encodes:
- the LOC125581716 gene encoding uncharacterized protein LOC125581716; this encodes MSLLPRDDLALAIVDPKSNAVVPTVKERDDFFRHTPRKTISQVLESKQVEKCIVMASIGAIDSDMGWYYLSCKVCAKKVLTVPNDIEDGDEFNVSGHNYYCVKCKDKNPQLLPRYKLHLVVLDSTNDTKFLLFDNLAMQLLHKPCLELTGPVTDEIQDPDMLPPILQDLVGKTLLFKIGIERENYLYKHPTYKVLKIMSNIGVINEFDAIGSPTESQNTFGGTYSALSDAPEGSLMLHGGSSQSDKTGDLTPAKRMRSPIINLEDAFDQNSVTRSAGTVKIKQEKNEKSG